DNA sequence from the Streptomyces tsukubensis genome:
CCCAGGGCCGGATCCACACCTCCGCCGCCGGTGTCCTCGTGACCCCCGAGGCCGAGGAGATCGACGTCGAGATCAACCCGAACGACCTGCGGATCGACGTCTACCGCTCCTCCGGACCCGGTGGCCAGTCCGTGAACACCACCGACTCCGCCGTGCGCATCACCCATCTCCCCACTGGGGTGGTCGCCTCCTGCCAGAACGAGAAGAGCCAGCTCCAGAACAAGGAGCAGGCCATGCGCATCCTGCGGTCGCGGCTGCTCGCCGCCGCCCAGGAGGAGGCCGAGAAGGAGGCCGCGGACCAGCGCCGCAGCCAGGTCCGCACGGTCGACCGCTCCGAGAAGATCCGGACCTACAACTTCCCGGAGAACCGCATCTCGGACCATCGCGTCGGCTTCAAGGCCTACAACCTCGACCAGGTCCTCGACGGCGATCTCGACGCCGTCATCCAGGCCTGCGTCGACGCCGACTCCGCCGCCAAGCTCGCGGCCGCCCAGTAAGCCCGGCTGCCGGACCCGTCCGTACGAACCAGGTGGAGGACCACCAGTGAACCTGCTGCTCGCCGAGGTGGCCCAGGCCACCCAGCGGCTGGCCGACGCCGGCGTACCCTCGCCGCGCTTCGACGCGGAGGAGCTGGCCGCGTATGTGCACGGGGTGAAGCGGGGCGAGCTCCACCTGGTCAAGGACGGCGACTTCGACGCCCGCTACTGGGAGGCCGTCGCCCGCCGCGAGGCCCGCGAACCCCTCCAGCACATCACCGGCCGCGCCTTCTTCCGCTATCTGGAGCTCCAGGTCGGCCCCGGCGTCTTCGTACCCCGCCCCGAAACCGAATCGGTCGTCGGCTGGGCCATAGACGCCGTCCGCGCCATGGACGTCGTCGAACCGCTGATCGTCGACCTCTGTACGGGATCGGGCGCGATCGCGCTGGCCATGGCGCAGGAGGTGCCCCGCTCCCGGGTGCACGCCGTCGAACTCTCCGACGACGCCCTCCACTGGGCCCGGAAGAACGCCGAGGGCTCCCGGATCAGCCTCCACCAGGGCAACGCCCTGACCGCCCTGCCCGAACTGGACGGCCAGGTCGACCTGGTGATCTCCAACCCGCCGTACATCCCGCTCACCGAATGGGAGTACGTGGCGCCCGAGGCCCGCGACCACGACCCGGAGATGGCCCTCTTCTCCGGCGAGGACGGCCTCGACACCATCCGCGGTATCGAACGCACCGCCCACCGGCTGCTGCGGCCCGGCGGGCTCGTCGTCATCGAGCACGCGGACACCCAGGGCGGCCAGGTGCCGTGGATCTTCGCCGAGGAGTCCGGCTGGACGGACGCGGCGGACCACCCCGATCTGAACAACCGCCCCCGGTTCGCGACCGCCCGCAAGGCGACGCCGTGACGACGATCCCGTACGCCCCCGCCGCGTACCTGCCCGAGGAGGTTCTCTGATGGCCCGGCGATACGACTGCAACGACGCCACCGACCGGACGACCGGGCTGCGCGAGGCCTCGTCCGCCGTACGCCGCGGTGAACTGGTCGTGCTGCCCACCGACACCGTGTACGGGCTGGGCGCCGACGCCTTCAGCCGCGAGGCCGTCGCCGATCTGCTGGCCGCGAAGGGCCGCGGGCGCAATATGCCGACCCCCGTCCTCATCGGCTCCCCGAACACCCTCCACGGGCTGGTCACCGACTTCTCCGAGGGCGCCTGGGAACTGGTCGACGCCTTCTGGCCCGGAGCGCTCACCCTGGTCGCCCGGCACCAGCCGTCCCTCCAGTGGGACCTGGGCGACACCCGGGGCACCGTCGCGGTCCGGATGCCGCTGCACCCCGTCGCCATCGAACTGCTCACCGAGGTCGGCCCGATGGCGGTCTCCTCGGCCAATCTGACCGGCCACCCGGCGCCGGAGGACTGCGACGCCGCGCAGGGCATGCTCGGGGACTCCGTCTCCGTCTACCTCGACGGCGGCCCGACGCCCGGAATCGTCCCGTCGTCGATCGTCGACGTCACCGGTGACGTGCCCGTCCTGCTGCGCGCCGGGGCGCTGACCGCGGACGAGCTGCGCAAGGTCGTACCCGATCTTGAGGTGGCACCTTGATCGCCCCTGACCAGGGGCGTGGCACCGCATCGGACGACTGCTTCCGGATACTCCACGTCAGCACCGGCAACGTCTGCCGCTCACCGATCACCGAGCGGCTGACCCGGCACGCCCTCAGTGACCGCCTCGGTGATCTGATGGCGAGCGGGCTGATCGTGGAGAGCGCCGGCACCTGGGGGCACGAGGGCGCGCCCATGGAGGCCAACGCCGAGATCGTGCTCGCGGACTTCGGCGCGGACGCCACCGGTTTCACCGGGCGGGAGCTCCTCGACGAGCACGTCATCCGCGCCGATCTGGTGCTGACCGCGACCCGGGACCACCGGGCGCAGGTCATTTCGATGGGGCACTCCGCGGGCCTGCGGACGTTCACCCTGAAGGAGTTCACCCGGCTGGTGCGGGCCATAGACCCCGCGACCCTGCCCGACCCGCGCGACGAGGGCGTCGTCGAGCGCGCCCGGGCGCTGGTGCGGGCCGCGGCGGCGCTGCGCGGCTGGCTGCTGGCCCCCAGCCCGGACGCCGACGAGGTGTACGACCCCTACGGCGCGCCGATCACGTTCTTCCGCTCCATCGGCGACGAGATCAACCAGGCGCTGGACCCCGTGGTCACAGCCCTGACGGGCATTCCGGCCCGGCACTGACCGCCCCCGGGCGGACGGCCCGGGACCCGTCCCGCGGGGCCGTGCCGGCGCCCCGTACGACCGCTTCCGCGCCCCGCTCCGGGCCCTCCGGTGGCGACGGCCGCAGCCGTCTCCGTACCGCCGCGACGACCGCCCCGCGCCCCGCCCCCGGTGCCGACGCCCGTACCGCCGCTCGCGCGCGCCGCGGGCAGCCGCGGCCTAGAGTGAAAACGCACCGAAACGCGAGGACCGGAGCACGCCATGCCCGTCCGCACCGCACGCGCGAGCGCCGCGAGAAGCGCCGTCCGCTATGCCGCCGACCCGGAACTGCTGCAACGGCAGGACCCGGAGATCGCCGAGGTGATCGCGGGGGAGACGGCCCGGCAGACCGGGACGGTCCAGCTGATCGCCGCGGAGAACTTCACCTCACCGGCGGTACTGGCCGCCCTCGGCTCCCCGCTGGTCAACAAGTACGCGGAGGGCTATCCGGGGGCCCGCCACCACGGCGGCTGCGAGATCGTCGACGCGGCCGAGCGGATCGCCGTGGACCGGGCCAGGGCGCTGTTCGGCGCCGAGCACGCCAATGTCCAGCCGCATTCGGGCTCCTCGGCCGTGCTGGCGGCGTACGCGGCACTGCTGCGGCCCGGGGACACGGTCCTGGCGATGGGGCTGTCGTACGGCGGACACCTCACCCACGGCTCCCCGGCGAACTTCTCCGGGCGCTGGTTCGACTTCGTGGGCTACGGGCTCGACCCGGACACCGGGCTGATCGACTACGGCGAGGTCCGCAGCCTGGCCCGGGCGCGCGGACCGAAGGCGATCGTCTGCGGCTCGATCTCGTACCCCCGCCATCCCGACTACGCGCTCTTCCGGGAGATCGCGGACGAGACGGGCGCGGTGCTGATCGCGGACGCCGGGCATCCGATGGGGCTGATCGCGGGCGGGGCCGCGCCGAGCCCGGTGCCGTACGCGGACGTCGTCTGCGCCACCACCCACAAGGTGCTGCGGGGGCCGCGCGGCGGGATGATCCTCTGCGGCGAGGAGACGGCCGGCCGGATCGACCGGGCGGTGTTCCCGTTCACCCAGGGCGGGGCGCAGATGAACACCATCGCGGCGAAGGCGGTGGCGTTCGGCGAGGCGGCGGCCCCCGCGTTCGCCGCGTACGCCCATCGGGTGGTGGCCAACGCCCGGGTGCTGGCCGCCGGTCTCGAAGCGGAGGGCTTCACGGTCCTGACGGGCGGTACGGACACCCATCTGATCGTGGTGGACCCGGAACCCCTCGGTGTGGACGGGAGGACGGCACGCGGCCGTCTGGCGGCCTGCGGGCTGGTCCCGGACACCTGTGCCCTCCCGTACGGAGAGGGGCGCGGGCTGCGGCTGGGAACGGCCGCGGTGACCACCCAGGGGATGGGGGAGGCGGAAATGGCCCGGATCGCGGTGCTCTGTGCCGCTGCCCTGTACGCCGAGGGTGACGCGGTACGGACCTTGCGTTCGGAAGCTGCCGAGCTGGCCGGTAGATTTCCGCCGTATCCGGGGTAGCCGAGACCGAGTGCAACCGTCCGCGGCGCCCGCCAGTCCTCCACCATGCGGCCGCCGCGGTTAGGGTGTGTGGCTGAGATGGCCAGCGATTCCTGTGGGGCAGCCCGTGCGTGATTATCTGCTGACGCTCTGTGTCACAGCCGCGGTGACCTATCTGCTGACCGGTCCGGTGCGGAAGTTCGCCATCGCGACCGGAGCGATGCCGGAGGTCCGCGCGCGCGACGTGCACCGAGAACCGACGCCGCGGCTCGGCGGCATCGCCATGTTCTTCGGGCTCTGCGCGGGGCTGCTGGTCGCGGACCATCTGCAGAATCTCGGCAGCGTCTTCGAGCTGTCGAACGAACCGCGGGCGCTGCTCTCCGGCGCCGCGCTGATCTGGATCATCGGGGTCCTCGACGACAAGTTCGAGATCGACGCGCTGATCAAGCTCGGCGGGCAGATGATCGCCGCCGGTGTGATGGTGATGCAGGGTCTGACGATCCTGTGGATCCCGGTGCCCGGTGTCGGCACGGTCTCGCTGACCTCCTGGCAGGGCACCCTGCTGACGGTGGCGATCGTGGTGATCACCATCAACGCGGTCAACTTCGTCGACGGTCTCGACGGTCTCGCGGCCGGCATGGTCTGCATCGCCGCCGCCGCGTTCTTCCTCTACTCGTACCGCCTGTGGGTCGGCAACATGATCGAGGCCGCCGCCCCCGCCGCCCTGTTCACGGCGATCCTGATGGGCATGTGCCTGGGCTTCCTGCCGCACAATATGCATCCGGCGCGGATCTTCATGGGCGATTCGGGGTCGATGCTGATCGGCCTGGTGCTGGCCGCCTCCGCGATCTCGGTCACCGGCCAGGTGGACCCGGACACGCTGCGGATCTTCGTCTACGACGGCAGCGCCCGCGACACCACCCACGCGATGCTGCCCGTCTTCATCCCGCTGCTGCTGCCGCTGACGATCATCGCCATCCCGGTCGCCGACCTGGTGCTGGCCATCGTCCGCCGGACCTGGAAGGGGCAGTCGCCGTTCGCCGCCGACCGGGGGCATCTGCACCACCGGCTGCTGGAGATCGGGCACTCGCACAGCCGCGCCGTGCTGATCATGTACTTCTGGTCGGCGGTGTTCGCCTTCGGTGTGGTCGGCTACTCGGTGCACTCGGCGTCCCTGTGGATCGTCATGGTGATCGTCGGGCTGAGCGCGGTGGGGCTGGTGCTGCTTCTGCTGCCGCGGTTCACACCGCGGGCGCCGCGCTGGATGGAGGCGTTCGTCCCGCCGCGCTACCGCCGCCGCAAGCGGCCGGCCGCCGGGACGGAGCCGGAGCCCGCGCATGCGTACGCAGGCGGGGACGCCGAGGCGTCCGGTGCGGGTGAGGAGAGCGGGGCGGAGGGGGCCAGGACCAAGCTGCCCGAGGGGGTCAACGGGGCGACCGCGCTCAGCGCGCACCCGGGGCTTCCGGAGCGGCGGAAGGCCGGCACCCCGGGGTGACTTTTGCCATGTTCAGCCGCATTAGCAGACAACCTGCCCCCAAGTCCCTGCACACACGGGCGCATTCACTCTCATGTGTGAGAGTGGGCACACGAACGGGTAAAGGTCTCCTCAAATAGCTTGTGATACGATTCACGAGAACCGGCGACAGTGCCGAAGGACCGTAGTGCGACGGTCTTCCGGTCCCCGAGGACCAATCTCGG
Encoded proteins:
- the prmC gene encoding peptide chain release factor N(5)-glutamine methyltransferase; this translates as MNLLLAEVAQATQRLADAGVPSPRFDAEELAAYVHGVKRGELHLVKDGDFDARYWEAVARREAREPLQHITGRAFFRYLELQVGPGVFVPRPETESVVGWAIDAVRAMDVVEPLIVDLCTGSGAIALAMAQEVPRSRVHAVELSDDALHWARKNAEGSRISLHQGNALTALPELDGQVDLVISNPPYIPLTEWEYVAPEARDHDPEMALFSGEDGLDTIRGIERTAHRLLRPGGLVVIEHADTQGGQVPWIFAEESGWTDAADHPDLNNRPRFATARKATP
- a CDS encoding L-threonylcarbamoyladenylate synthase; amino-acid sequence: MARRYDCNDATDRTTGLREASSAVRRGELVVLPTDTVYGLGADAFSREAVADLLAAKGRGRNMPTPVLIGSPNTLHGLVTDFSEGAWELVDAFWPGALTLVARHQPSLQWDLGDTRGTVAVRMPLHPVAIELLTEVGPMAVSSANLTGHPAPEDCDAAQGMLGDSVSVYLDGGPTPGIVPSSIVDVTGDVPVLLRAGALTADELRKVVPDLEVAP
- a CDS encoding arsenate reductase/protein-tyrosine-phosphatase family protein gives rise to the protein MIAPDQGRGTASDDCFRILHVSTGNVCRSPITERLTRHALSDRLGDLMASGLIVESAGTWGHEGAPMEANAEIVLADFGADATGFTGRELLDEHVIRADLVLTATRDHRAQVISMGHSAGLRTFTLKEFTRLVRAIDPATLPDPRDEGVVERARALVRAAAALRGWLLAPSPDADEVYDPYGAPITFFRSIGDEINQALDPVVTALTGIPARH
- a CDS encoding serine hydroxymethyltransferase codes for the protein MPVRTARASAARSAVRYAADPELLQRQDPEIAEVIAGETARQTGTVQLIAAENFTSPAVLAALGSPLVNKYAEGYPGARHHGGCEIVDAAERIAVDRARALFGAEHANVQPHSGSSAVLAAYAALLRPGDTVLAMGLSYGGHLTHGSPANFSGRWFDFVGYGLDPDTGLIDYGEVRSLARARGPKAIVCGSISYPRHPDYALFREIADETGAVLIADAGHPMGLIAGGAAPSPVPYADVVCATTHKVLRGPRGGMILCGEETAGRIDRAVFPFTQGGAQMNTIAAKAVAFGEAAAPAFAAYAHRVVANARVLAAGLEAEGFTVLTGGTDTHLIVVDPEPLGVDGRTARGRLAACGLVPDTCALPYGEGRGLRLGTAAVTTQGMGEAEMARIAVLCAAALYAEGDAVRTLRSEAAELAGRFPPYPG
- a CDS encoding MraY family glycosyltransferase; its protein translation is MRDYLLTLCVTAAVTYLLTGPVRKFAIATGAMPEVRARDVHREPTPRLGGIAMFFGLCAGLLVADHLQNLGSVFELSNEPRALLSGAALIWIIGVLDDKFEIDALIKLGGQMIAAGVMVMQGLTILWIPVPGVGTVSLTSWQGTLLTVAIVVITINAVNFVDGLDGLAAGMVCIAAAAFFLYSYRLWVGNMIEAAAPAALFTAILMGMCLGFLPHNMHPARIFMGDSGSMLIGLVLAASAISVTGQVDPDTLRIFVYDGSARDTTHAMLPVFIPLLLPLTIIAIPVADLVLAIVRRTWKGQSPFAADRGHLHHRLLEIGHSHSRAVLIMYFWSAVFAFGVVGYSVHSASLWIVMVIVGLSAVGLVLLLLPRFTPRAPRWMEAFVPPRYRRRKRPAAGTEPEPAHAYAGGDAEASGAGEESGAEGARTKLPEGVNGATALSAHPGLPERRKAGTPG